One Apodemus sylvaticus chromosome 14, mApoSyl1.1, whole genome shotgun sequence DNA window includes the following coding sequences:
- the Catsper3 gene encoding cation channel sperm-associated protein 3 isoform X2: protein MSQHFHHNPVRVRSSSLFATASEALQARLKKFKRKDKQCQAYFRRVIKSTLFQIVMIITVTTNSFFLVLQTDYDIHYRMFRTLEFLMKVYVDPITYWKNGYNILDVIILIIITIPYIIRKIKGNHFAYLHFADGIQSLRVLKLVSYSRGIRTLIIAVGETVYTVASVLTLLFLLMFIFAILGFCLFGMVDRGDLENWGNLAAAFFTLFSLATVDGWTNLQEELDKRKFTISRAFTILFILLASFIFLNMFVGVMIMHTEDSIRKFERDLTLERNLAIMEEKQIILKRQQEEVNRLMNTQKTGGKKFVEMVEDFKKTLRHTDPMVLDDFSTSLSFIDIYLFTLDNQDTVVIKLQGLYYEIANALNLMLEDLPVESSSSTSGAS, encoded by the exons ATGTCTCAACATTTTCACCACAACCCTGTAAGAGTCAGGTCCAGCTCACTGTTTGCTACAGCATCAGAAGCATTGCAAGCAAGACTCAAGAAGTTTAA GAGGAAGGATAAGCAATGTCAGGCTTACTTCAGGAGGGTTATCAAGAGCACTCTCTTCCAGATCGTGATGATCATCACGGTCACCACCAACTCCTTTTTCCTGGTCTTGCAGACGGATTACGACATACACTATAGGATGTTCAGGACCTTGGAG TTCCTCATGAAGGTCTATGTGGACCCCATAACGTATTGGAAGAATGGCTACAACATACTGGATGTGATCATTCTCATTATCATCACAATACCCTATATCATCCGCAAGATCAAGGGGAATCATTTTGCATACCTCCACTTTGCTGATGGCATCCAGTCTCTACGGGTCCTCAAGCTCGTCTCCTACAGCAGGGGTATCAGG ACGCTTATCATCGCTGTGGGGGAGACAGTCTACACTGTGGCCTCTGTGCTGACGCTGCTCTTCCTCCTCATGTTTATATTTGCGATCCTGGGATTCTGCCTGTTTGGCATGGTGGATAGAGGCGACCTGGAAAACTGGGGGAACCTGGCTGCAGCCTTCTTCACTCTCTTCAGTCTGGCCACG GTTGATGGCTGGACCAACCTGCAGGAGGAGCTGGACAAGAGGAAGTTTACTATAAGCCGGGCGTTTACCATCCTCTTCATCTTGCTTGCCTCCTTCATCTTCCTCAACATGTTTGTGGGTGTGATGATCATGCACACAGAG GACTCCATCAGAAAGTTTGAGCGGGATCTGACGTTGGAGAGGAACTTGGCGATCATGGAGGAGAAGCAAATAATCCTGAAGCGCCAGCAAGAGGAGGTCAACAGGCTGATGAACACGCAG AAAACTGGTGGCAAGAAGTTCGTTGAGATggtggaggacttcaagaagaccCTGCGGCACACAGACCCCATGGTCCTGGATGACTTCAGCACGAGCCTCTCCTTCATCGATATCTACTTGTTCACGCTGGACAACCAGGACACTGTGGTCATAAA GCTTCAGGGGCTCTACTATGAGATTGCAAACGCGTTGAATCTGATGCTGGAAGATTTGCCCGTAGAGAGCTCGTCCAGTACCTCCGGAGCAAGTTAG
- the Catsper3 gene encoding cation channel sperm-associated protein 3 isoform X3 gives MSQHFHHNPVRVRSSSLFATASEALQARLKKFKRKDKQCQAYFRRVIKSTLFQIVMIITVTTNSFFLVLQTDYDIHYRMFRTLEGNHFAYLHFADGIQSLRVLKLVSYSRGIRTLIIAVGETVYTVASVLTLLFLLMFIFAILGFCLFGMVDRGDLENWGNLAAAFFTLFSLATVDGWTNLQEELDKRKFTISRAFTILFILLASFIFLNMFVGVMIMHTEDSIRKFERDLTLERNLAIMEEKQIILKRQQEEVNRLMNTQKTGGKKFVEMVEDFKKTLRHTDPMVLDDFSTSLSFIDIYLFTLDNQDTVVIKLQGLYYEIANALNLMLEDLPVESSSSTSGAS, from the exons ATGTCTCAACATTTTCACCACAACCCTGTAAGAGTCAGGTCCAGCTCACTGTTTGCTACAGCATCAGAAGCATTGCAAGCAAGACTCAAGAAGTTTAA GAGGAAGGATAAGCAATGTCAGGCTTACTTCAGGAGGGTTATCAAGAGCACTCTCTTCCAGATCGTGATGATCATCACGGTCACCACCAACTCCTTTTTCCTGGTCTTGCAGACGGATTACGACATACACTATAGGATGTTCAGGACCTTGGAG GGGAATCATTTTGCATACCTCCACTTTGCTGATGGCATCCAGTCTCTACGGGTCCTCAAGCTCGTCTCCTACAGCAGGGGTATCAGG ACGCTTATCATCGCTGTGGGGGAGACAGTCTACACTGTGGCCTCTGTGCTGACGCTGCTCTTCCTCCTCATGTTTATATTTGCGATCCTGGGATTCTGCCTGTTTGGCATGGTGGATAGAGGCGACCTGGAAAACTGGGGGAACCTGGCTGCAGCCTTCTTCACTCTCTTCAGTCTGGCCACG GTTGATGGCTGGACCAACCTGCAGGAGGAGCTGGACAAGAGGAAGTTTACTATAAGCCGGGCGTTTACCATCCTCTTCATCTTGCTTGCCTCCTTCATCTTCCTCAACATGTTTGTGGGTGTGATGATCATGCACACAGAG GACTCCATCAGAAAGTTTGAGCGGGATCTGACGTTGGAGAGGAACTTGGCGATCATGGAGGAGAAGCAAATAATCCTGAAGCGCCAGCAAGAGGAGGTCAACAGGCTGATGAACACGCAG AAAACTGGTGGCAAGAAGTTCGTTGAGATggtggaggacttcaagaagaccCTGCGGCACACAGACCCCATGGTCCTGGATGACTTCAGCACGAGCCTCTCCTTCATCGATATCTACTTGTTCACGCTGGACAACCAGGACACTGTGGTCATAAA GCTTCAGGGGCTCTACTATGAGATTGCAAACGCGTTGAATCTGATGCTGGAAGATTTGCCCGTAGAGAGCTCGTCCAGTACCTCCGGAGCAAGTTAG
- the Catsper3 gene encoding cation channel sperm-associated protein 3 isoform X1: MSQHFHHNPVRVRSSSLFATASEALQARLKKFKRKDKQCQAYFRRVIKSTLFQIVMIITVTTNSFFLVLQTDYDIHYRMFRTLEASELFFVSVYISEFLMKVYVDPITYWKNGYNILDVIILIIITIPYIIRKIKGNHFAYLHFADGIQSLRVLKLVSYSRGIRTLIIAVGETVYTVASVLTLLFLLMFIFAILGFCLFGMVDRGDLENWGNLAAAFFTLFSLATVDGWTNLQEELDKRKFTISRAFTILFILLASFIFLNMFVGVMIMHTEDSIRKFERDLTLERNLAIMEEKQIILKRQQEEVNRLMNTQKTGGKKFVEMVEDFKKTLRHTDPMVLDDFSTSLSFIDIYLFTLDNQDTVVIKLQGLYYEIANALNLMLEDLPVESSSSTSGAS, from the exons ATGTCTCAACATTTTCACCACAACCCTGTAAGAGTCAGGTCCAGCTCACTGTTTGCTACAGCATCAGAAGCATTGCAAGCAAGACTCAAGAAGTTTAA GAGGAAGGATAAGCAATGTCAGGCTTACTTCAGGAGGGTTATCAAGAGCACTCTCTTCCAGATCGTGATGATCATCACGGTCACCACCAACTCCTTTTTCCTGGTCTTGCAGACGGATTACGACATACACTATAGGATGTTCAGGACCTTGGAG GCCTCAGagcttttctttgtctctgtctacaTCTCTGAGTTCCTCATGAAGGTCTATGTGGACCCCATAACGTATTGGAAGAATGGCTACAACATACTGGATGTGATCATTCTCATTATCATCACAATACCCTATATCATCCGCAAGATCAAGGGGAATCATTTTGCATACCTCCACTTTGCTGATGGCATCCAGTCTCTACGGGTCCTCAAGCTCGTCTCCTACAGCAGGGGTATCAGG ACGCTTATCATCGCTGTGGGGGAGACAGTCTACACTGTGGCCTCTGTGCTGACGCTGCTCTTCCTCCTCATGTTTATATTTGCGATCCTGGGATTCTGCCTGTTTGGCATGGTGGATAGAGGCGACCTGGAAAACTGGGGGAACCTGGCTGCAGCCTTCTTCACTCTCTTCAGTCTGGCCACG GTTGATGGCTGGACCAACCTGCAGGAGGAGCTGGACAAGAGGAAGTTTACTATAAGCCGGGCGTTTACCATCCTCTTCATCTTGCTTGCCTCCTTCATCTTCCTCAACATGTTTGTGGGTGTGATGATCATGCACACAGAG GACTCCATCAGAAAGTTTGAGCGGGATCTGACGTTGGAGAGGAACTTGGCGATCATGGAGGAGAAGCAAATAATCCTGAAGCGCCAGCAAGAGGAGGTCAACAGGCTGATGAACACGCAG AAAACTGGTGGCAAGAAGTTCGTTGAGATggtggaggacttcaagaagaccCTGCGGCACACAGACCCCATGGTCCTGGATGACTTCAGCACGAGCCTCTCCTTCATCGATATCTACTTGTTCACGCTGGACAACCAGGACACTGTGGTCATAAA GCTTCAGGGGCTCTACTATGAGATTGCAAACGCGTTGAATCTGATGCTGGAAGATTTGCCCGTAGAGAGCTCGTCCAGTACCTCCGGAGCAAGTTAG